The Erythrobacter litoralis HTCC2594 nucleotide sequence GTCGCTATGCTGGCCGCAGTTTTAACGGTGATGACGGTCATGGGGGTCACCAATCACATGGGCTGGGAGATATTCCCGCGCAGGCTCGTTCATTCCCGCTTAGGGAACTGGCTGATAACCGCCAGTCATCACCAGCTTCATCACGAACGCTATTCCTGCAATTACGGACTCTATTTCAGGTTTTGGGATCGCCTATGCAGAACCGACAAGGGGTTGGCCGACGCCTACCGGCCTTAGCCATCGCCATGCTCTTGCCGTTGCTTGCGGCGAATGCGCCGGTCGCGCGGCATGATGTCACAGTAACCGTCACCGACCTGCGATCGGGCGACGGGAAGGTTCTGGCATGTCTGACCGCCAAGCCCAAGGCGTTCCCCGATTGCGACAGGGATCCGAAAGCCCATGCCGTGACCGTGGATGCCGCCGAAACCGTGAGTTTCACGTTCCGCGGCGTTGCTCCGGGCGATTATGCTATCTCGCTGCTGCATGACGAGAACGGCAACGGCAAGGCGGATCGCAGCCTGATGGTCCCCAAGGAAGGCTTCGGCTTCTCGCGCGATGCAAAGGTGCGTTTCGGCCCCCCGTCCTTCAGCTCCGCGGCATTCGAGGTCCGGGGCGGCGCAACGCACCAGACGATCCGCATGCGTTATCTGTTCCGCTGACCCCGCACGGCCCAAAGAAAGGTCCCGTTTTCGCTACACTTAACGGGATATTTACTACGCGTCGGCAGAACGCCCCTGATAGCCAGGTAAGGGGCAAATTACGTCATGGATACGCTGCGCGGACCCTTCGGATCGTTTGAAGACGACACCCGCGACGAGGATTACGGCCTCGAGGCCGACAGCGACGATATCGGTCGCGAAGCGCCGCCAAGCCCGGTCGGGCAGGACGAGCGCCGGATGCAGGTGCGCGCCTACAATCACTGGGCAAGCTTGCTGCAGG carries:
- a CDS encoding DUF2141 domain-containing protein — protein: MLLPLLAANAPVARHDVTVTVTDLRSGDGKVLACLTAKPKAFPDCDRDPKAHAVTVDAAETVSFTFRGVAPGDYAISLLHDENGNGKADRSLMVPKEGFGFSRDAKVRFGPPSFSSAAFEVRGGATHQTIRMRYLFR